The Miscanthus floridulus cultivar M001 chromosome 6, ASM1932011v1, whole genome shotgun sequence genomic interval AGAATGATAGATAATAATACTGCAAATATCTACATGGTTTCAGTCATTTAAAGTGGTAACCAGGAAAATTGCTTTTCTGAATTCGATGACAATGTCTATCTGCCTGTTATATTTTGAACTATGGTGTATGATACATACTGTACAAAATCTAAATTTCTCCAGAAACAAAAGGACAAGAAAAAAGGGCCCAGAGGTGCACAGAAAGTCCAAACTGAGGCATATGATGCACACCAAGATGACCCTGCCAACCTAGCACAACAGCATCAGAGTTCTTGCCATTGTTCATTGAATCTTCTTCAGTTTGTCAACAGCCGtggtcttttcttgctcaaccgGGAAGTATTTGATACCCACAAGGTCACCAACTTTGCTGATAACCTGCAAAATTGGCATGAAATTTAGTTCTATAACCTGCATAGCAATCGGTACAGCAGTGGAGTATGTTGCACCAAGCCACATAGTTAGTAACACAGATAAGAGAATGTGTGTGCTTTACCTCCAATCCTTTTATGAGATCTTCCCTGGAGTGGGAAGCTGAGATACATATCCTAGCTCTCGCAAGTAGAAGTGGTGTGGCAGGAAATGCAACAGTAACAACAGCAACCTGTGGAATAGATCatattagtaaactaacaaaatgAGCAACTATTTTGAGACAAACTCTCACTAAGAAATGTGAGCACTGTATGCTAGGCGCATAGCAGATTGTGTGTATGAGAACTCACATTTTGCCTCAGGCACTCCCTTGAGAATGCAGGAATTTTAGCAGGATTGTAAAGCATGATAGGCATGACGGGCGAGTCATTATCTCCAAGAACCTCAAAACCCATTTTCTGAAGCTCCGAGCGGAAGAAATTGCTGTTCTCTCGAATTTGAGAGAGCTTCTTGGCCCCTAATTAGAACAATTGTTACATTAAGACTTTCAATAAGACAGGAGATATAAGAAACTGGCAAGATGTAAGAACTTCAATTCTTTATGTTGTACCTCTGTTAGTTCCATCTTCACCAAGGATGACCTTTATAGCTGAAATGACCTGCTGGACTGCTGGAGGTGACATGGATGTTGCATAAATATGGGGTGGGCATGTAAGCTTTAGATGTTGAATAATCTCCTGAAGAAAATGAACATTTGGTGGGTCAGATTTGTCAACTTCAAAATTTATTCAGTCAAGAACAGCTAAGTGACTATGCACTTACATTTGATGCTGCAATGTAACCTCCGCATGATCCAAATGATTTTGTAAATGTACCCATCATAATGTCAACATCAGCTGGATCCACTCCCAGTAGCTCACATACACCTCTCCCTGTTTTTCCAATAGCTCCAATACTGTGTGCTTCGTCTAAATATGTGTAGGCCTGTTCATATGTGAAGTATATTAGTCGACCCAATACGACACTAGTAGTTTAAATCACTAGTGAAAGCTGCAATGATATCTATGCCAGTAATGACATGTCAGCCCACATCCCATAAGCAGGACAATAATTGTTGCCATTACTAAGATGCACAGTGATCCTAATACAAAGCACAAGTCATCACAAAAAAATCTCGAACCTTGTATTTCTTGCAGACAGAAATAACCTCAGGGAGTTTGCATAGTTCCCCCTCCATGCTATAAATTCCCTCAACAATCACAATGATCTTCTTCCATGGCCTGTGTGTACGAGGCTGGCCTCCTGCAATCTGCTCTCTCAATACCTCCTCCAAGTGAGCAGGATCTGGAAGAATTGAAGGAAAGGCATTAAACTTTACAGTGCTCCACTGACCTCAGTACTTGCAATGCAATTGTTAGTCACTTACTGTTATGTTGAAAAACCCGAACAGTGGCCCCTGAACCTCTAGCTCCATTGACTATAGAATTATGATTCAGTGAATCACTAATAATCAAGCCTCCCTGCAATTATTACAGTAGCCTTAGCTGCAGAGCTCATGAAAAGAACAAAACAGACATTTTGAGCATATATATCTTCACAACATACCTTCCCAACCAAAGCAGGAATGATAGCAGAGTTTGTCACATAGCCCATGCCAAAAAGAATAGCCGCAGGCTTACCAACAAATCTTGCAACAAGCTCTTCGAGCTCTGTGTGCAGCTTAGTATTGCCTAATATAAAAAAAACTCAATCAGTCTAACAATTTTTGATATATTACTGAAACCACTCAACCTAGGCAAAATGTGACAATAATTTGATAAACATAAGCACCAACCTCCGTCAACTCGAACACTGCACGTGCTAGCCGAATACTTCTTCAGTGACTCAATAACACGAGGGGTGCAGTACTCATCAGCCGCAGCAAAGCCAAGGTAGTTATAGGAACCCAAGTTAAGGCATTTGGTTGTTGCCGTGGTACGACTGCATCAAAGATGCACCAGGTTAGATGTTGACATCCATGCTGAGACAATTGCTAAATGGATATAGGTGGGAATGTAAGAGTAACGCACTGGAGTGTCTTGTTGCAGTCATTTGAGTAGCGCTCAACCACATCGAACCAAGCATCTGGCGCACTGGCAATCGGTCGGCCAAAGCAGTCCTGCCATGACAATTGAGATTATAAATCAACAAGGAAACCTAAATAGATATAGCATCAGTAGGTAAATGGTGAAACTGTAACCTCTCACATACCGGGCATCAGAATCTTTAGGTTTATATACATGGTTCATACATGCTTAATCTGATTAAAGATTTCATAATAACAGAACTCTGTAACCTGTTAATACTGGAATAGCACGCTGCAAGCGTATCTTTTCAGTTCCTGTGGAAGTCACTTGAAAATCAAAAGCTTTCCTTTCTTGACACTTTACTTTTTTCTCATTGATGAAAATTCCAGCTCAAAAGCAAGAGACCAATCTCTACAGTTTTCAGTTGCAACGGTTTTATATGGTAATAATATTTGAAACTAAGTTTCGTTATGGTATCATCTAACATCAGGGCCGGGGGCAAAGTAACTGGGGTCTCTATTGCTTGCTAATAATTACAAAGGAACGCATCAGGAAACTGTGCTCTTGAAACGTTGGCAATCGCCTCACCTGGATGCGGAGATAGAGGCGGCGCGTGTAGAAATCCTCGAGGCCCAAGCAGATCGGCGCGTAGCCCTGCGGAGAAAGCAACATCAAGGAGGCAGTCGGCGTGAGACGGGGCAGCGAGCGTGACGAATCCGGGGCGAGGAGGCGCAGGGCAAAGACAGGCAGGCAGCGGGCAGCGCACCTTGAGGTTGCTGGGCTTGCGGGCGTCGAGGATCCTACGGAAGAAGTCGCGGAGCTGGCCGAAGGCGAAGAGGAGGCCGTAGCTGAAGAGCGTGGTGAGCGCGGTCACGTACGGGAGCCTCACCATGGTCACTCCTTCCCCGGTTCCCCGCTCTCTTTTCCTTTTCCTCGGCTGTGGCGGTGGATGCAGATGAGATGCCGGggcggcggggcggggcgggatTTGTAACCCCCGCGAACTCACGCGGTGGCGGCCTGCCGGGCTGCTGCCTGAGGAAGGGAGCGGACAGAGGAGTGGAAGCGGTCGTTAATGGCGACGAAAGAGGAGAGAGGGTGGTGACTATACTACTCTGTAACAAATTAATTAATGCGAATCTGCGACGCCGATCGAATGGGTGGAATCGTGATTGAAGGCGGGTCGCGGGTTTGAACGTGTTCGACGGCGATGCCGAGGACGACGGGAGGAGGATGGATCCCGCGCCGCCACGGTGACCTCACCGGCAATCAGTTACTCTCATCTCACCgtatttttttttgttaatttCGCTTTTCGATAAGTTTTACCATATTTATTAcactataaataaaaatatattccatTATTAATTGAATAATACTTATTATgctacataaatattaatatttatatatatatttgatccaACCTGAAAAGTACATATGCATTAAGCCCCGTGCTCATATCATGTTTTTACTTTTTTTTCATTCCAAAATCGGGCTCACGAACACAAAATTAATATTCTCCAAGATCATTAGGAAAAAAGAACCATCCCATAAATCACTCAGAAATAACACATGAACACAAAATTTATATTCCCCAAAATCATTAGGAAAACAAAACTATCCCATAAATCACTCTGGTAATCTTTTTTATCACATAGATCACTTTTTTATCACACCTTTACTtggaaagtcctttttgcccgaATTGTTTGGCGCTAAGTTCTCTAGATTCTTGGGAACATTTTTTTCTTTGATTTGAGGTTTGAGCGACACGGTGCAACCAAATAATTTTCAAACCACACATACGCCCCGTTTGCCAGGAGGAATTTGGAAAAATCTGGATAAATCTGAAGGAATTCATGAGAGGAATCATCTGTACCAGCCGAACGCAGCCCTAAACGGTAAGAGGAGGCCACATCGACACGTTCCGAAAATTCAACACTGCATTTTTAATAGGGTCGCCATTTTATGTCTTTTGCGGACGTATGAAAACAGCAAAACTGACTCATCCGAGAAACACCTTAAAAatagaatttatattttttttgggtCTGAAAAATTACCACGCTAAATATTTCATTGACTAACGAATGATTGTGAATGCTTGGATGCCGCACCTGCATCTTCTAAAGTTGCTTTCAGATTCAGTCCAAATCCACCACCTCGCTGTTACATAGTTTTTCCAGTGACTTGGTCAGGATTGGGATCCGATGATCCATATGGTGGACCACTGCTCAAGTCAAGAACGGCACACGTTTAACAACTCAATTCAGCTACTACACATATAATAGCGGACACGAATACGATGCTGCACGCGTGAGCGTGAGCGTGACCTGACCGTGCTGACAAAACGTCCAGCTGCTCTTTGTGGAAATTTTTTTTTGTTCCATTTTGGTtcagacttttttttttttttttttttttacaattagTTATGGCCGGCTTTCTGTTGGTGACTTGGTGGTGTTGCCTCCACGAAACGAAGCACAGAATTGACAATTTCAGTGTTGCCACTGTCGTGGCAAACTGGCAACATCAAGGAAAGTCCATCGATATACCTAGATGGCTAGTGTTTCTCTGGTTTTGGTTGAAACCTTGCTATCAATAGCGCGTTTGGTTCGCGTCATGAGGCTGTGCGGAATCATCTGATCCAACATCCAACCTTGGCGAGACGTTTGGTTTGAATCTCGTCGTCAACTCATCCGTCACGAAACCATTCCTTGTACGATGTTTCCATAGGCCAACCCCAACAAATCTCTCG includes:
- the LOC136459779 gene encoding long chain base biosynthesis protein 2d-like — its product is MVRLPYVTALTTLFSYGLLFAFGQLRDFFRRILDARKPSNLKGYAPICLGLEDFYTRRLYLRIQDCFGRPIASAPDAWFDVVERYSNDCNKTLHRTTATTKCLNLGSYNYLGFAAADEYCTPRVIESLKKYSASTCSVRVDGGNTKLHTELEELVARFVGKPAAILFGMGYVTNSAIIPALVGKGGLIISDSLNHNSIVNGARGSGATVRVFQHNNPAHLEEVLREQIAGGQPRTHRPWKKIIVIVEGIYSMEGELCKLPEVISVCKKYKAYTYLDEAHSIGAIGKTGRGVCELLGVDPADVDIMMGTFTKSFGSCGGYIAASNEIIQHLKLTCPPHIYATSMSPPAVQQVISAIKVILGEDGTNRGAKKLSQIRENSNFFRSELQKMGFEVLGDNDSPVMPIMLYNPAKIPAFSRECLRQNVAVVTVAFPATPLLLARARICISASHSREDLIKGLEVISKVGDLVGIKYFPVEQEKTTAVDKLKKIQ